Proteins from a single region of Gasterosteus aculeatus chromosome 20, fGasAcu3.hap1.1, whole genome shotgun sequence:
- the tmod4 gene encoding tropomodulin-4 has protein sequence MSDPRDIDEDAILKGLSAAELDQLECELQEMDPENAMLPAGFRQRDQTKKGPTGAFDRDALQQHLEKQALEHEDREDLVPFTGQKKGKSFVPKKESELPGHEQVMLEPELEEALKNASDAEMCDIAAILGMYTLMSNKQYYDALGTTGTIANTEGINSVVKPDPFKIFPDELPNPTNVEETLERIHNNDSSLTEVNLNNIKDIPIPTLKEIFEGMKGNSFVESLSIAATRSNDPVAYACAEMLQENTSLQSLNVESNFITSDGMMAVVKAMASNATLVELKIDNQRQKLGDSVEMEIAAMLENNSSILKFGYHFTQQGPRARAAMAITRNNDMIRQQRLR, from the exons ATGTCGGACCCCCGGGACATCGACGAGGATGCCATCCTCAAGGGCCTCAGTGCTGCGGAGTTGGACCAGCTGGAGTGTGAGCTGCAGGAGATGGACCCCGAG AATGCCATGCTGCCCGCTGGCTTCCGGCAGCGCGACCAGACGAAGAAGGGCCCAACGGGGGCGTTCGACCGCGACGCCCTGCAGCAGCACTTGGAGAAGCAGGCCCTGGAGCACGAGGACAGGGAGGACCTGGTGCCCTTCACTGGGCAGAAGAAAG GAAAGAGCTTCGTGCCCAAGAAAGAATCCGAGCTCCCCGGGCACGAGCAGGTGATGCTGGAgccggagctggaggaggctcTGAAAAACGCCTCCGATGCGGAGATGTGTGACATCGCAG CGATCCTTGGAATGTACACGCTGATGAGCAACAAGCAGTACTACGACGCTCTGGGCACCACGGGAACCATCGCCAACACGGAGGGCATCAACA GTGTCGTGAAACCAGATCCATTCAAGATCTTCCCCGATGAGCTGCCCAACCCCACCAACGTGGAGGAGACCCTGGAGAGGATccacaacaacgacagcagcctGACCGAAGTCAACCTCAACAACATCAAG GACATTCCCATCCCGACACTCAAAGAGATCTTCGAGGGCATGAAGGGAAACTCCTTCGTGGAGTCTCTGAGCATCGCCGCGACCCGCAGCAACGACCCCGTGGCCTAC GCGTGTGCCGAGATGCTGCAGGAGAACACCAGCCTGCAGAGTCTTAACGTTGAGTCCAACTTCATCACCTCGGACGGCATGATGGCGGTCGTCAAGGCGATGGCCAGCAACGCGACGCTGGTGGAGCTCAAGATCGACAACCAG AGGCAGAAGCTGGGCGACTCGGTCGAGATGGAGATCGCCGCCATGTTGGAGAACAACTCCAGCATCCTCAAATTCGGCTACCACTTCACCCAGCAGGGTCCCCGCGCCAGGGCTGCCATGGCGATCACACGGAACAACGACATGA TTCGCCAGCAGAGATTAAGATGA